Proteins from a single region of Gossypium arboreum isolate Shixiya-1 chromosome 1, ASM2569848v2, whole genome shotgun sequence:
- the LOC108467103 gene encoding phosphoglycerate kinase, chloroplastic, whose protein sequence is MASATTSTTFSLLKTTASTTSSSASRSSASLIRLPSTRRHLKSSSLIHSLGFSSAASGDSLLSLHVSSKVRSFKGKGSRGVVSMAKKSVGDLTAADLKGKKVFVRADLNVPLDDSQNITDDTRIRAAIPTIKHLIQNGAKVILSSHLGRPKGVTPKFSLAPLVPRLSELLGIQVVKADDCIGPEVEKLVAALPEGGVLLLENVRFYKEEEKNEPEFAKKLASLADLFVNDAFGTAHRAHASTEGVTKFLKPSVAGFLLQKELDYLVGAVSSPKRPFAAIVGGSKVSSKIGVIESLLEKCDILLLGGGMIFTFYKAQGLSVGSSLVEEDKLELATSLLAKAKAKGVSLLLPTDVVIADKFAPDANSKIVPASAIPDGWMGLDIGPDSVKTFNEALDTTQTIIWNGPMGVFEFEKFAVGTEAIAKKLAELSGKGVTTIIGGGDSVAAVEKVGVADVMSHISTGGGASLELLEGKELPGVIALDEAVPVAVAKL, encoded by the exons ATGGCTTCTGCCACCACTTCCACCACTTTTTCCCTCCTCAAAACCACCGCCTCCACCACCTCTTCCTCCGCCTCCCGCTCTTCTGCATCCCTCATCCGCCTTCCCTCCACTCGCCGCCACCTCAAATCCTCTTCTCTCATCCACAGCCTAGGCTTCTCCTCCGCTGCTTCTGGGGACTCTCTGCTTTCCCTCCATGTCTCCTCCAAAGTTCGATCTTTCAAGGGAAAAGGGTCAAGAGGGGTTGTTTCAATGGCCAAGAAGAGTGTTGGGGACTTGACTGCCGCTGATTTGAAAGGGAAGAAAGTGTTTGTGAGGGCTGACTTGAATGTTCCATTGGATGATAGCCAGAACATCACTGATGACACCAGGATTCGTGCTGCTATTCCCACCATCAAGCATTTGATTCAGAATGGAGCTAAAGTCATTCTCTCTAGCCACTTG GGGCGGCCAAAGGGTGTTACTCCAAAATTCAGCTTGGCTCCTCTTGTACCCAGGCTTTCTGAATTACTTGGCATTCAG GTTGTCAAGGCTGATGACTGCATTGGTCCAGAAGTAGAAAAGTTAGTTGCTGCACTTCCTGAAGGTGGTGTTCTTCTTCTTGAAAATGTTAGATTTTACAAGGAAGAGGAAAAGAATGAACCTGAATTTGCAAAGAAGCTTGCTTCGTTAGCTGATCTCTTTGTCAATGATGCATTTGGGACTGCACATCGAGCACATGCATCAACAGAGGGTGTTACAAAATTCTTGAAGCCATCAGTTGCTGGTTTCCTTTTACAGAAG GAACTAGACTACCTTGTTGGTGCTGTTTCAAGCCCCAAAAGGCCTTTTGCTGCCATTGTGGGTGGTTCAAAGGTCTCTTCCAAGATTGGCGTCATTGAATCACTCCTTGAGAAATGTGACATTCTCCTTCTTGGTGGTGGTATGATTTTCACATTTTACAAGGCACAAGGCCTATCAGTCGGTTCATCCCTGGTAGAGGAGGATAAGCTTGAACTTGCAACATCACTTCTTGCAAAGGCCAAGGCAAAAGGAGTGTCTCTTTTGTTACCCACTGATGTGGTCATCGCCGACAAGTTTGCCCCTGATGCAAACAGCAAG ATTGTGCCAGCATCTGCTATCCCTGATGGCTGGATGGGATTGGATATTGGACCTGATTCTGTCAAGACATTCAATGAAGCTTTGGATACTACCCAAACCATCATCTGGAATGGACCAATGGGAGTGTTTGAATTTGAGAAATTTGCAGTTGGAACTGAG GCTATTGCAAAGAAGCTAGCTGAACTTAGTGGCAAGGGAGTGACAACAATCATTGGAGGTGGAGACTCTGTTGC